In bacterium, the genomic stretch ATAAAATATGGGCTTGAAGCCCACCTATTACTCGGTGGGCATACCGTTATATATTGCCGGGAGATAGTTGCGTGGATTTTTCAGACGAGAAGATCGTGCTCACGCGCGATGGCTACGACGAGATTCAGCGGGAGCTTAATGAGATCATGACCGTGAAGCGGCCCGCCATAATCGATAGAATCAGAGAAGCCAGACAACTGGGCGATCTGAGCGAAAATTTTGATTATCAGGATGCAAAGCATTCACAAGCAATGCTGGAAGCAAGGCTCAAAGAACTCAAAACCATTCTCAGCCACGCCAGTGTGGTCGAGACTATGGATAATAACGGCTGTGTCGGCATAGGCTCAAAGGTGACAGTTAAAGACCTTGCTGACGGTTTCGAGGATGAATACACCATCGTCGGACCCACAGAGTCCAGCCCGGCTGAAGGCAAGATATCTCTGGAATCATGCCTTGGAAGCGCATTGATGGGTCACAAGCAGGGAGACGAAGTTGATGTACGCGCCCCCGGCGGAGTGATTAACTATCAGATCGTATCGGTGCAATGAGTCACCCGAATATAATAGACAAATCGAACAGCGCCCTGGTTGTCATAGACATCCAGGACCCGCTCCTCAAAGTGATCCATGAAAGCGAGCGGATGGTCGCCAATGTCATCAAGCTCATTGAAGCCGCAAAAGTATTCGATCTGCCAATACTCGTGCCGCTTCAATATGCCGCGCGGCTGGGTGATGTACATGAGCCTATTGCGAACGCTCTGCCGACGGACAAGCGTTTCGACAAAATGACTTTCAGCTGCGTCGGTTCGCTCGATTTTCTCGATGCGCTGCAGGCGACCGGACGTAATCAAGTGATTCTGTGTGGAATAGAGGCACATGTATGCGTCAATCAGACGGCTCACGATCTCCTGGAACGCAACTATTCGGTTCATGTTATTGAGGATGCAGTATCATCCAGGAGACGTGATGACTGGGAGTGCGCCGTCGAGAAGATGCGCAGTTCGGGATGTGTGATCTCATCGACTGAGATGGCGATTTTCGAGCTTACGCGCGATGCATCAATTCCTGA encodes the following:
- the greA gene encoding transcription elongation factor GreA, whose product is MDFSDEKIVLTRDGYDEIQRELNEIMTVKRPAIIDRIREARQLGDLSENFDYQDAKHSQAMLEARLKELKTILSHASVVETMDNNGCVGIGSKVTVKDLADGFEDEYTIVGPTESSPAEGKISLESCLGSALMGHKQGDEVDVRAPGGVINYQIVSVQ
- a CDS encoding hydrolase; amino-acid sequence: MSHPNIIDKSNSALVVIDIQDPLLKVIHESERMVANVIKLIEAAKVFDLPILVPLQYAARLGDVHEPIANALPTDKRFDKMTFSCVGSLDFLDALQATGRNQVILCGIEAHVCVNQTAHDLLERNYSVHVIEDAVSSRRRDDWECAVEKMRSSGCVISSTEMAIFELTRDASIPEFKRILPIVK